A section of the Marinimicrobium koreense genome encodes:
- a CDS encoding Tat pathway signal sequence domain protein: MKHSRLISLFAVALLSSSCSVQAEPEVQVQWLNDSTDRDAVGATWGTPWPQGEVDAASEFTLESESGTSLPVQSWPLAYWPDGSVKWTGHAIAPLELNVGALTLTPGDAVRSEQSLLIVENNGSIRVDTGVIQAVIARSGDRLIQSITRDNRQTLNDGRLVILSQNQAEPEVGQPLTVESFTGQLDQVTLEQSGPVRAVVKLEGKHVGENGRAWIPFVVRLYFYAGDDSVRMVHTMIYDGDQKTDFIRGVGVRFDAPLDGPLHDRHVRFSGEGDGLFGEAVRGITGLRRDPGKAVREAQIEGRATPPLSEWATSVSDRLEMIPAFGDYTLSQLSADAFEIRKRTQPGLSWLDSAEGTRSSGLGYIGSPKGGVAFGIRDFWQSHSSQLDIRNARSDEAEVTLWLWAPEGRAMDMRFYHDGMGLDTHEKQLDALNVTYEDYEPGFDHATGVARTSELRLWALPATPDRQTTVELARTLAQPPQMVARPQDYEAAGVFGAALWDLPDRSTPAKAAIEDQVDFYLDHYLTQVEEHNWYGFWDYGDVMHTYDHDRHTWRYDVGGYAWANSELSPDIWLWYSFLRTGRADVFQMAEAMTRHTGEVDVYHLGRFEGLGSRHNVKHWGDSAKQLRISTPANRRFYYFLTADERTGDLMRSLLGAERRLLDVPPLRKLNRPTPDFSGKPYSMMMGLGTDWSSVAAAWLTEWERTGEPAYRDKLVTAMRSVGNFDHGMLVGSAALDPETGQFYRIGEGVSVSHLSMVFGGVEINAELIQLLDVPEYEQAFIQYGRFYNAPRDEKAEIIGQPYERNLNLGQAHSRMTAYSAWKLNDEALAERAWEEFFSGRAGIPVFGSPYPTKTVMPPEVLSPVTEARGVSTNAVSQFGLAAIQVMALVGEEAPEQVPERD, translated from the coding sequence ATGAAACACTCCAGACTCATTTCCCTATTTGCCGTCGCCTTATTGTCGTCGTCCTGTTCCGTTCAGGCCGAGCCGGAGGTGCAGGTGCAGTGGCTGAACGACAGCACGGACCGCGACGCGGTAGGTGCGACCTGGGGTACGCCCTGGCCGCAGGGCGAGGTGGACGCCGCCAGCGAATTCACTCTTGAATCCGAATCCGGAACATCGTTGCCCGTACAGAGTTGGCCGCTGGCCTATTGGCCCGATGGCTCCGTGAAATGGACCGGACATGCGATTGCCCCGCTTGAGTTGAATGTCGGTGCACTGACGTTGACGCCCGGCGACGCGGTGAGGTCCGAACAGTCCTTACTGATTGTAGAGAACAACGGTTCCATCCGTGTGGACACCGGCGTGATTCAGGCGGTGATTGCCAGGTCCGGTGATCGTCTGATTCAGTCCATTACCCGCGATAACCGGCAGACATTGAACGATGGTCGTCTCGTTATTCTGTCTCAGAATCAGGCCGAACCTGAAGTAGGGCAGCCGTTAACGGTAGAGTCCTTCACCGGACAGCTCGACCAGGTGACCCTTGAGCAGAGTGGACCGGTGCGCGCGGTGGTCAAGCTGGAAGGTAAGCATGTCGGAGAGAACGGCCGTGCCTGGATTCCCTTTGTGGTGCGTCTTTACTTCTACGCCGGCGATGACTCGGTGCGCATGGTGCACACCATGATTTACGACGGTGACCAGAAGACCGATTTTATACGGGGTGTGGGCGTCCGCTTTGATGCGCCGCTGGACGGCCCGCTGCATGATCGGCACGTGCGCTTTTCCGGTGAAGGCGATGGCCTTTTCGGTGAAGCGGTTCGCGGTATCACCGGCTTGCGTCGCGACCCGGGCAAGGCGGTTCGCGAGGCACAGATTGAAGGGCGCGCAACTCCGCCCTTGAGTGAATGGGCGACCAGTGTGTCGGATCGTCTCGAGATGATTCCCGCCTTTGGTGATTACACCCTCTCTCAGTTGAGCGCCGATGCGTTTGAAATCCGCAAACGTACCCAGCCCGGCCTGTCCTGGTTGGATTCCGCCGAGGGCACCCGATCCAGCGGGTTGGGTTATATTGGTAGCCCGAAGGGCGGCGTGGCGTTTGGTATCCGGGATTTCTGGCAGAGTCATTCGTCTCAGCTCGATATTCGCAACGCGCGTTCGGACGAGGCCGAAGTCACCCTATGGTTATGGGCTCCCGAAGGTCGGGCCATGGATATGCGCTTCTATCACGATGGTATGGGGCTGGATACGCACGAGAAGCAGCTCGATGCTCTGAACGTGACCTACGAGGATTACGAACCGGGCTTTGACCATGCCACCGGCGTGGCCCGCACCAGCGAGCTGCGCCTTTGGGCCTTACCGGCCACGCCGGACCGCCAGACCACGGTTGAGCTGGCCCGAACGCTGGCCCAGCCACCGCAGATGGTTGCCCGTCCCCAGGACTATGAAGCGGCCGGCGTGTTCGGTGCCGCCCTCTGGGATCTGCCGGATCGCTCCACCCCCGCCAAAGCCGCGATTGAAGATCAGGTGGATTTTTATCTGGATCATTATCTGACCCAGGTGGAAGAACATAACTGGTACGGCTTCTGGGACTACGGCGATGTGATGCATACCTATGATCACGACCGGCATACCTGGCGTTACGACGTGGGTGGCTATGCCTGGGCCAACTCCGAGCTCTCCCCCGACATCTGGCTATGGTATTCCTTTCTGCGCACCGGCCGTGCCGACGTCTTCCAGATGGCCGAGGCGATGACCCGCCACACCGGAGAGGTCGACGTGTACCATCTGGGACGGTTTGAGGGGCTCGGCTCCCGCCACAACGTCAAGCACTGGGGCGACAGCGCCAAACAACTGCGCATCAGTACGCCCGCCAACCGTCGCTTCTATTACTTCCTGACGGCGGATGAGCGCACCGGTGACCTGATGCGTTCTCTGCTCGGGGCTGAACGGCGCCTGTTGGACGTGCCTCCGCTGCGCAAACTGAATCGTCCGACGCCCGACTTCTCCGGCAAACCCTATTCCATGATGATGGGCCTGGGGACCGACTGGAGTTCGGTGGCCGCCGCCTGGCTGACCGAGTGGGAGCGCACCGGTGAGCCGGCCTATCGAGACAAACTGGTCACCGCGATGCGCAGCGTTGGCAACTTTGACCATGGAATGCTGGTCGGCAGTGCGGCACTGGATCCGGAGACCGGGCAGTTTTACCGGATCGGGGAGGGCGTGTCCGTCTCCCATTTGTCCATGGTGTTCGGCGGTGTCGAAATCAACGCAGAACTGATCCAACTGCTCGATGTGCCGGAGTATGAGCAGGCGTTTATTCAATATGGACGCTTTTATAATGCCCCTCGGGACGAGAAGGCCGAGATCATCGGCCAGCCTTATGAACGAAACCTGAACCTGGGGCAGGCGCATTCGCGAATGACCGCCTACTCAGCCTGGAAGCTCAATGATGAGGCGCTGGCCGAACGTGCCTGGGAGGAATTCTTCAGCGGCCGGGCCGGTATCCCGGTGTTCGGATCACCCTATCCGACCAAAACGGTCATGCCCCCCGAGGTGCTATCCCCGGTGACCGAAGCGCGCGGGGTCTCCACCAACGCGGTGTCCCAGTTCGGTCTTGCCGCGATTCAGGTGATGGCATTGGTCGGAGAGGAGGCGCCGGAGCAGGTTCCGGAGCGGGATTAA
- the rhaM gene encoding L-rhamnose mutarotase — translation MEKIAFVMQLKPGCEQEYEKRHDEIWPELVAQLKAAGVSDYSIFLHPQTLQLFGVLKRTDDHGMNELPQTEIMQKWWAYMADIMDTEADNSPVSTPLKNVFYLE, via the coding sequence ATGGAAAAAATAGCTTTCGTCATGCAGCTCAAACCGGGCTGCGAGCAGGAGTATGAGAAGCGTCACGACGAAATCTGGCCGGAGCTGGTGGCCCAGCTCAAGGCCGCCGGTGTTTCGGACTACTCCATCTTTCTACACCCGCAGACGCTGCAGTTGTTTGGGGTACTCAAACGCACGGATGATCATGGTATGAACGAGTTACCCCAGACCGAGATCATGCAGAAGTGGTGGGCTTACATGGCGGATATCATGGATACCGAGGCCGACAACAGCCCGGTGTCTACGCCACTCAAGAACGTCTTCTACCTGGAATAG
- a CDS encoding DUF1961 family protein encodes MSNRSWSLWVTLLLVCLVAGCSMVSPERKASSAADSLPEPGQLLHQASFDDPESVAGWVMEGPGEIAFVDGWMEMHSPGEQGHHVFWCPEDFPESFIARWEAQNLDDEAGLVIVFFAAIGVDGQDIFSPELPERDGTFTQYTEGEIKSYHISYYANAAHNPGRGHANLRKNNTFSLLQKGEVGIPTESMQEHEITLVKQGERIRLYIDDRKVIDYTDNAPMVDGVDTGDALGSGKIGFRQMKWTQFRYKNFRVYELPQQ; translated from the coding sequence ATGAGCAATAGATCATGGTCTTTATGGGTGACCCTGCTGCTGGTGTGCCTGGTGGCAGGCTGTTCCATGGTATCGCCGGAGCGCAAGGCGAGTTCTGCGGCGGACTCTCTGCCCGAGCCGGGTCAATTGCTCCACCAGGCCAGCTTCGACGATCCCGAATCGGTGGCCGGTTGGGTGATGGAAGGCCCGGGTGAAATCGCTTTCGTAGACGGGTGGATGGAAATGCACAGCCCGGGCGAGCAGGGCCATCACGTGTTCTGGTGCCCCGAGGATTTCCCGGAAAGCTTTATCGCCCGCTGGGAGGCGCAGAATCTGGATGACGAAGCGGGGCTGGTGATCGTTTTTTTTGCCGCAATCGGGGTTGATGGCCAGGACATATTTTCGCCCGAGCTGCCGGAACGGGATGGCACCTTTACCCAGTACACCGAAGGCGAGATCAAGAGCTACCACATCTCCTACTATGCCAACGCCGCCCATAACCCGGGCCGGGGCCATGCCAACTTACGCAAGAACAATACCTTCAGTCTGTTGCAGAAAGGCGAGGTCGGCATTCCGACCGAATCCATGCAAGAGCATGAAATCACCCTGGTGAAACAGGGCGAGCGAATTCGACTGTATATCGATGATCGAAAGGTGATCGACTATACGGACAATGCCCCGATGGTTGACGGTGTCGATACGGGCGATGCCCTGGGAAGCGGAAAAATCGGCTTCCGGCAGATGAAGTGGACCCAGTTTCGCTACAAAAACTTCCGCGTTTACGAATTGCCCCAGCAATAA
- a CDS encoding glycoside hydrolase family 31 protein, with amino-acid sequence MKYCLLALLCLAAFAQATDRQATELPESSKARDALGPGTVQLSPVREGNRVLISAEHADVQIEFCTASMVRVRSSWDREFDENAALGLMVTKRDWPPVVINTAEEADFYELESKQLLVRVYKSPLRLEFYASDGTLLSTERIEVGGMAQEVAGVSVHKKLQDSEQVFGFGQRMDFINQRGKQLELTVGRGMGRPHIIGAYNILEANYSPVPFFMSTRGYGIFLHTPYTSRWDMGHATPGVYSFEAEGGELDYYFMAGADFPALLDQYTAVTGKSPLLPKPAHGLHVGTYSGGTWGYEKHTSTDYVVNLGRTFREKEIPVDIIHLDSTWRMFGEQGGSGATTFEWRETFDDPEAMFDQLYDMGYSMVGVHVRPRYDNGRQYKLLDQARDAGMVYPEPNNTGEFVNFFDPDAVDWWWEHGAMKVASQGAMFFKTDEGSAFGRKANESDKTGPTGPEAERLHNLFPLAYAKAPFEKFSEHNQMRGFNLTREGYAGIQRYPYLWAGDWPSEWQYFKPVIRAGLNMGLSGVGYWSHNMGGFEHDPDPELYIRWTQFGLFSPIAHLFGMDHPGYKEPWRYGEEAERIFKQYDRMRYRFIPYIYSEAYQMHRTGMPMMRALVLEYQEDENTHDIDDQYLFGRNLLIAPVTTKGAQTRVVYLPEGTWYDYWSGETYEGQRYHNIVTPLDQLPIFVKAGGILPQQRVMNVGQETAENLTLEIFPGGESSYPIYDDDGKSKAYLSGVYAITDISVKAESNRTLIRIEAPRGDYELPERTYTLKVRRDGPPESVVEGANPLRVFGSPVEYEKNQSQAGWYFDDEAGELYVRLAGTSLSDISVAINQ; translated from the coding sequence ATGAAATACTGCTTACTGGCACTCCTGTGTCTGGCAGCCTTTGCTCAGGCGACTGACAGACAAGCTACTGAGTTGCCTGAATCCTCAAAAGCTCGGGACGCGCTCGGCCCGGGCACGGTTCAATTGTCGCCCGTCAGGGAGGGCAACAGAGTGCTCATCTCCGCCGAGCATGCGGATGTTCAGATCGAGTTCTGTACCGCCTCCATGGTGCGTGTGCGCAGCAGTTGGGATCGGGAGTTTGACGAGAACGCGGCGCTCGGACTTATGGTCACCAAGCGGGATTGGCCGCCGGTCGTAATCAATACCGCGGAGGAGGCTGATTTCTACGAACTGGAATCAAAGCAGTTGCTCGTCCGTGTGTATAAATCGCCATTGCGATTGGAGTTCTATGCCTCTGATGGAACCCTGCTGTCTACCGAGCGGATTGAAGTAGGGGGTATGGCTCAGGAAGTGGCGGGTGTCTCGGTCCACAAAAAGCTGCAGGACAGTGAGCAAGTTTTTGGTTTTGGTCAGCGTATGGACTTTATCAACCAGCGGGGAAAACAACTGGAGCTGACCGTCGGACGTGGCATGGGTCGGCCCCACATCATCGGGGCCTACAATATTCTGGAAGCCAACTACAGCCCGGTGCCGTTTTTCATGAGCACGCGCGGCTACGGTATTTTTCTCCATACACCCTATACCTCCCGCTGGGATATGGGGCACGCCACACCGGGTGTGTACTCATTTGAGGCGGAAGGCGGGGAGCTGGATTACTACTTCATGGCGGGCGCTGATTTTCCTGCGCTTCTGGACCAATATACCGCTGTGACCGGCAAGTCACCACTCTTACCCAAACCGGCTCATGGTCTGCACGTCGGGACTTACAGTGGCGGCACCTGGGGCTATGAGAAGCATACCTCCACCGATTACGTGGTCAATCTGGGGCGGACATTCCGTGAAAAGGAAATCCCGGTGGATATCATTCATCTGGATTCCACCTGGCGGATGTTCGGTGAGCAGGGCGGCAGTGGCGCTACGACGTTTGAATGGCGTGAAACCTTCGATGACCCGGAAGCCATGTTCGATCAGCTCTACGACATGGGTTACAGCATGGTGGGCGTGCACGTCCGGCCACGCTATGACAATGGCAGGCAGTACAAGCTGTTGGATCAGGCACGGGATGCGGGGATGGTCTATCCCGAGCCCAATAATACCGGCGAGTTCGTCAACTTTTTTGACCCGGACGCGGTGGACTGGTGGTGGGAGCACGGCGCCATGAAGGTGGCCTCCCAGGGCGCCATGTTCTTCAAGACCGATGAAGGTAGTGCCTTTGGACGCAAGGCGAATGAGAGTGACAAGACCGGACCGACCGGGCCGGAAGCCGAGCGCCTGCACAACCTATTTCCATTGGCCTACGCCAAGGCGCCGTTTGAGAAATTCAGTGAACACAATCAGATGCGCGGTTTCAACCTGACGCGGGAAGGCTACGCCGGTATTCAACGCTACCCTTATCTCTGGGCGGGCGACTGGCCGAGCGAGTGGCAGTACTTCAAGCCGGTCATTCGTGCCGGGCTCAATATGGGCCTGTCGGGGGTGGGCTACTGGTCGCACAATATGGGCGGGTTCGAGCACGACCCGGATCCCGAGCTCTATATCCGCTGGACCCAGTTTGGGCTCTTCAGCCCCATCGCGCATTTGTTCGGAATGGATCACCCCGGTTACAAGGAGCCTTGGCGTTATGGAGAAGAGGCCGAGCGGATTTTCAAGCAGTACGATCGCATGCGTTACCGGTTTATTCCCTATATCTACAGCGAAGCCTATCAGATGCACCGGACCGGTATGCCCATGATGCGGGCGTTGGTGCTGGAGTATCAGGAGGATGAGAATACCCACGACATTGATGATCAGTATCTGTTTGGCCGCAATCTGTTGATTGCCCCGGTGACTACCAAGGGCGCGCAAACGCGAGTCGTCTATCTACCTGAGGGCACCTGGTATGACTACTGGAGTGGTGAGACCTATGAGGGCCAGCGTTATCACAACATTGTCACCCCGCTGGACCAGTTGCCCATCTTCGTCAAGGCCGGTGGCATTCTTCCTCAACAGAGAGTGATGAACGTGGGCCAGGAAACAGCGGAAAACCTCACCCTGGAAATATTTCCCGGAGGCGAGTCCTCGTACCCGATCTACGATGATGATGGTAAGAGCAAGGCGTACCTGTCCGGTGTTTACGCCATCACCGATATCAGCGTCAAGGCTGAGTCGAATCGAACCCTGATCCGCATTGAGGCCCCCCGTGGTGATTACGAGCTGCCGGAACGTACCTACACACTGAAAGTTCGCCGCGACGGTCCCCCGGAGTCTGTTGTGGAAGGGGCCAATCCTCTTCGCGTCTTTGGCTCCCCCGTTGAGTACGAGAAAAACCAGTCACAAGCCGGTTGGTACTTCGATGATGAAGCGGGCGAACTGTACGTGAGGTTGGCCGGAACCAGTCTGAGCGATATTTCCGTGGCAATCAATCAGTAG
- a CDS encoding Tat pathway signal sequence domain protein — translation MAASLPLTLQALSSGCATSGSSLVPTRQAGHLSWLEGDEPAAKAGTTWGQPWAEGELSVNDSLCLNTEDGRQVPLQSWPTAYWPDGSIKWTAHAVPAGVALGKQFQVTKGRNAAPEWPVRVTSGADAIEVDTGRLKVSVPTSGDYLIGSMTRGYAMVARNARLVGLVQDQVDPSEPVSRVETFQSRTDRVTIEQEGPVRAVVKIEGKHKAESGKEWLPFTVRLYFYSGAESLRISHTFIYDLDDQKDFIRGLGLRFDVLQRDELYDRHVRFVGENDGLWAESPKGITGLRQDPGKAVRDAQLAGRKTPPLSEWNPRVSGLLHYVPVWNDFTLSQLNANGFTIKKRTQSGHAWINADQGRRASGVAYVGGASGGVLFGMRDFWQLHPVQVDIRNAGRDVSQATLWFWSPEAPPMDVRFYHDGMGQETYEQQLDALKITYEDYEPGFDTAYGVARTTDFVLCVLSSTPSRTETVNWAKEISKPAQVVAAPEDYLKSGVFGALWSLPDRSSTRKKQIEDRLAWQVEHYCRQVDQHHWYGFWDYGDVMHTYDVDRHVWRYDIGGYAWDNSELSPDLWLWYSFLRSGDPDTFRLAEAMTRHTRDVDIYHLGRFRGLGTRHNVQHWGCSAKQLRISTAAYRRFYYFLTGDDRTADVLDEVIDAGEALRRVDPTRKLPNREPVPGPDRLQVGTDWGSVAANWLTAWERTGDDQYRDRLVSAMRTIGRHPDGFFAGTYGFDADTKKLLAPPEGDIEVSHLSSVFGLVEINAELIQLLDVPEYKAAWLRYCRLYNASDEQKVAAVGRAFGTHLEAPHSRLTAYAAAQEGDATLAKRAWQEFQLPQEFARQWTGDFQAILEVKPPQVLNPVVEAPWLSTNDASQWGLAAIQNLALIADEL, via the coding sequence GTGGCCGCCTCTCTCCCCCTGACTTTGCAAGCCCTGTCCAGCGGTTGTGCCACCTCCGGATCCTCCCTGGTGCCGACGCGCCAGGCGGGTCATTTAAGTTGGCTTGAAGGAGACGAACCGGCGGCCAAAGCCGGTACCACCTGGGGTCAGCCCTGGGCCGAGGGTGAACTCTCCGTCAATGACTCACTCTGTCTGAACACAGAAGATGGACGCCAGGTGCCCCTGCAGAGTTGGCCTACCGCTTACTGGCCGGATGGCAGTATCAAGTGGACGGCCCACGCCGTGCCGGCGGGCGTCGCGCTCGGAAAGCAGTTCCAGGTCACCAAAGGTCGTAACGCTGCGCCGGAGTGGCCCGTTCGTGTGACCTCCGGAGCGGACGCCATTGAGGTCGACACCGGTCGGCTCAAGGTATCGGTACCCACCTCGGGGGATTACCTGATTGGCTCAATGACTCGCGGTTATGCGATGGTCGCCCGGAACGCTAGATTGGTGGGTCTCGTGCAGGATCAGGTAGACCCGAGTGAGCCGGTCTCCCGGGTGGAGACCTTCCAGTCCCGAACGGATCGGGTCACGATCGAGCAGGAGGGTCCGGTGCGTGCCGTTGTCAAAATCGAAGGCAAACACAAGGCGGAGTCCGGAAAAGAGTGGTTGCCCTTCACGGTCCGACTCTACTTTTACAGCGGCGCCGAGTCCCTTCGAATCAGTCATACCTTCATCTATGACCTGGATGACCAGAAAGATTTTATCCGCGGTCTGGGTTTACGCTTTGACGTGCTCCAGCGCGACGAGCTGTATGATCGCCATGTGCGCTTTGTGGGTGAGAATGACGGCCTCTGGGCCGAGTCACCCAAAGGCATTACCGGGCTTCGTCAGGACCCGGGCAAAGCCGTGCGGGACGCACAGCTTGCCGGGCGCAAAACGCCGCCCTTGAGTGAATGGAACCCGAGGGTAAGTGGCCTGCTGCACTATGTGCCGGTGTGGAATGATTTCACGCTGTCGCAACTGAATGCCAACGGCTTCACCATCAAAAAGCGCACCCAGAGCGGCCACGCCTGGATCAATGCCGATCAGGGCCGGCGCGCCAGCGGCGTGGCCTATGTGGGTGGAGCCTCCGGGGGCGTACTGTTCGGGATGCGGGATTTCTGGCAACTGCACCCGGTTCAGGTGGATATCCGCAACGCCGGGCGCGACGTATCGCAAGCCACGCTCTGGTTCTGGTCGCCCGAGGCGCCACCGATGGATGTGCGCTTCTATCACGATGGCATGGGGCAAGAGACCTACGAGCAGCAGTTGGATGCGCTGAAAATCACTTACGAAGATTATGAACCCGGCTTCGATACCGCCTACGGTGTGGCGCGGACCACGGACTTTGTCCTGTGTGTGCTGTCCTCGACGCCCTCGCGCACGGAGACGGTGAACTGGGCGAAGGAAATCAGCAAACCCGCGCAGGTGGTTGCCGCCCCTGAGGACTATTTGAAATCCGGTGTCTTTGGTGCTCTCTGGAGCCTGCCGGATCGTTCCTCGACCCGCAAAAAACAGATCGAAGACCGCCTGGCCTGGCAGGTCGAGCATTACTGTCGACAGGTGGATCAGCACCACTGGTACGGATTCTGGGATTACGGCGATGTGATGCACACCTACGATGTGGACCGCCATGTCTGGCGCTACGACATTGGCGGGTACGCCTGGGACAACTCCGAGCTCTCGCCGGACCTGTGGCTCTGGTACTCCTTCCTGCGTAGCGGCGATCCCGACACCTTCCGGCTGGCCGAAGCGATGACCCGGCATACCCGGGATGTCGACATCTATCACCTCGGTCGATTCCGAGGGTTGGGCACTCGACACAACGTTCAGCACTGGGGTTGTAGCGCCAAGCAATTGCGGATCAGTACCGCCGCCTATCGACGGTTCTACTATTTCCTTACCGGGGATGACCGGACGGCGGATGTGCTTGATGAAGTGATTGATGCCGGTGAAGCTTTGCGCCGTGTCGATCCCACCCGAAAGCTTCCAAACCGCGAGCCGGTCCCCGGCCCGGATCGATTGCAGGTGGGCACCGACTGGGGTTCGGTCGCGGCCAACTGGCTCACCGCCTGGGAAAGGACCGGGGATGACCAGTATCGGGATCGACTGGTAAGCGCCATGCGCACCATCGGTCGTCATCCCGACGGCTTCTTTGCGGGTACCTATGGCTTTGATGCCGACACGAAAAAGCTCCTGGCGCCCCCGGAGGGTGACATTGAGGTTTCGCATCTGAGCTCGGTGTTCGGGCTGGTGGAAATCAATGCCGAGCTGATTCAACTGCTTGATGTGCCCGAATACAAAGCGGCGTGGTTGCGCTACTGCCGCCTGTACAATGCCAGTGATGAACAGAAAGTGGCGGCGGTAGGGCGTGCCTTTGGCACGCATCTGGAAGCACCGCATTCGCGCTTGACCGCCTACGCGGCCGCTCAGGAAGGTGACGCCACACTGGCGAAACGCGCCTGGCAGGAGTTTCAGCTACCCCAGGAATTTGCTCGCCAGTGGACCGGTGATTTTCAGGCGATTCTGGAGGTGAAACCACCTCAAGTGCTCAACCCGGTGGTGGAAGCGCCCTGGTTATCGACCAATGACGCGTCGCAATGGGGATTGGCGGCCATCCAGAACCTGGCGCTGATCGCCGACGAGCTATAA
- a CDS encoding glycoside hydrolase family 88/105 protein, with product MPTVAHNIEYAQVRNTIDKLIDNLVNIKDETGEFLLKLDDGRVIDTKGWAGWEWTHGIGLYGLMKYWDITGDEKPRKIIEDWFSDRLKEGTPTKNVNTMSPFLTLAYMHERTGERSHLPYLDVWAEWVMRDMPRTTENGLQHIVYNSVNYQQLWDDTLMMSVMPLAKIGLLLDRPHYVEEAKRQFMLHIKYLADRKTGLWFHGWTFDGNHNFADALWARGNSWVTISIPEFIELLDLPKTDGLRMFLEETLEAQVKALEETQHQDGLWHTLLDDPDSYLEASAAAGFAYGILKGIRKGYLDKKYEEVGLKAVKAVLDNISADGELQQVSFGTPVFDDLQGYRDIPLTSMPYGQSMAILLLVEYMNYYI from the coding sequence ATGCCAACTGTTGCACATAACATCGAATACGCCCAGGTCCGGAACACCATCGATAAGTTGATCGATAATCTGGTCAACATCAAAGATGAAACCGGTGAGTTCCTGCTCAAGCTAGACGATGGTCGGGTGATTGATACCAAAGGCTGGGCCGGCTGGGAGTGGACTCACGGCATTGGCCTCTATGGCTTGATGAAATACTGGGACATTACCGGCGACGAAAAGCCCAGGAAGATCATTGAAGACTGGTTCAGTGACCGGCTTAAGGAAGGTACGCCCACCAAGAACGTGAACACCATGTCCCCGTTCCTGACCCTCGCCTATATGCATGAGCGTACCGGAGAGCGCAGCCACCTCCCGTACCTGGATGTCTGGGCGGAGTGGGTCATGCGGGATATGCCCCGGACCACGGAAAATGGTCTTCAGCATATTGTCTACAACTCAGTGAACTATCAGCAGTTGTGGGACGATACGCTGATGATGAGCGTCATGCCGTTGGCCAAAATCGGATTATTGTTGGACCGTCCTCACTATGTGGAAGAGGCCAAGCGGCAATTCATGTTGCACATCAAATATCTGGCGGATCGGAAGACCGGCCTCTGGTTCCACGGCTGGACCTTTGATGGCAACCACAACTTTGCCGATGCCCTGTGGGCGCGAGGCAACAGTTGGGTCACCATCTCCATCCCCGAGTTTATTGAATTGCTCGACCTTCCAAAGACCGACGGTCTGCGTATGTTCCTGGAGGAAACCCTGGAAGCCCAGGTCAAAGCGCTGGAGGAAACCCAGCACCAAGACGGCCTGTGGCACACCCTGTTGGATGACCCCGACTCTTACCTCGAGGCCTCGGCCGCCGCCGGCTTTGCTTACGGTATTCTGAAGGGCATTCGCAAAGGCTATCTCGACAAAAAGTACGAAGAAGTTGGCCTTAAGGCAGTCAAAGCCGTGCTGGATAATATCAGTGCGGACGGCGAGCTCCAGCAGGTGTCGTTCGGCACGCCGGTCTTTGATGACTTGCAGGGTTACCGGGACATCCCCCTCACCTCCATGCCCTACGGTCAGTCCATGGCCATTCTGCTGTTGGTCGAATACATGAACTATTACATCTGA